DNA sequence from the Acidobacteriota bacterium genome:
CGCTGGGCCAGCGCCTCGACGTGGGTTACGGCCAGGGATTTACCATGCAAGTCGTGGGTATCGTGGCCGATGCGCGGCAGACGTCGCTGGACGCGCCGGCCCGCGCCGAGTTCTACCTGCCCATCCACCGCTTCCCCTCCTACGCCGTGACCTACGTGGTGCGGGGACGGGAGAGCGAGACGGGTCTCAGCGAAGCCGCGCTGCTACCCAGCGTCCAGCGCGCCATCTGGGCTATCAACCCGGCTCAGACCATCTACGCCAGCGCGGACATGAGCGAGCTTTACGCTGCCTCGACGGCCGTGCGCCGCTTCGCCCTCCAACTGGTGGCTGGATTCTCGGCGGCGGCGCTAGGACTGGCCTTGCTGGGGCTTTACGCGGTGCTCAGCTTCAGCGTCCGCCGCGGACGCCGCGAGATCGGCATCCGCCGCGCCTTGGGAGCGACCTCCTCCTCCATCCTGGCCGGCGTCCTGCGCCGCTCGCTCTCCATGACCCTGGGGGGGCTTGTGATGGGCTTGGCCGCCGCCCTGCTCTTGACCCGCTACCTGCAAACGCTGCTCTACCAGGTGACGCCCACCGACCCCGCCACCTTCGTCTTCATCGCCTTGCTTATCCTTCTCTGCTCCCTGGCGGCGGCCCTAATCCCCGCCCTGCGCGCCACCCGAGCCGACCCATTACGCGCTCTGAGAGCGGACTAATTAAGGGCCTGCCCTCCATAGCTTTAGCGAAGAAAGGCCAGGCTGATCAGAAAGGGAATGAACATGCAGCAGCTATGCATCTCTGCGCGTGCGACCCCTCCTCGCCGCGGTCCTCGCTCTGCTGTCTGGCCTACCTCCACCAGGCCTACGGCAAGGAATCGGTCATGAAACTGGCCTACTGCGGCAAACCTCACAGCCTGGCTCTCTACCAGGAGATCTTCGGCAAGGACTTCGAAACGCTCGAGTCCGAGTGGAAGTCCCATTGCTCGAGCGCTAGCAAGCCCAATCCGACGCCGACCAGCAGTCCCGGGCCTACCGCACCTAGGCCCCCGTTGCCTACTTTAAGATCTGCCGTCCAGGGATGGATTTCTGATCGACCACAGGCGCTAAACGGGCTACGCTCTTGGCACTCGGGTGCGTCATGCGGGCCCGTCCAAGGAGAGTCCAAATGCCCTATGATCAACGGCTGGCCGAGCGGGTGCGCTGGTTTCTCAGAGAGCGTCCTGGCGTCAGCGAACGCAAGATGTTCGGAGGCCTCTGCTTTATGGTCAACGGACATATGTGCTGCGGTGTGGCGGGTGAAGACCTTGTGTTGCGGTTAGGCGAGGAACGGGCGGCCGAAGCTCTTGAGCGGCCTCATGCCCGGCCCCTGGACTTCACGGGGCGTCCTATGAAGAGCATGATCTATGTTTCTTTGGCGGGGCTGGGGAATGAAGAGTCGCTTGGCGGGTGGCTTGAGCAGGCGCTGGCGTTTGTGGGAACTCTGCCATCCAAGGGATAATTCGCCACGTTGGTCCGTTCCCTCCATCGCCGCAAGGATGCGCCTCCCACCAGGCTTGCTACAACCTGCTTCTTCATGTTTTTCGGCGGCTGGGACTGGCGAGACGACCCTCCTATCCCCATCTCCACTCGGGGCTGCGCATCCTTGCGGCGATGAAGGTAACGCACGGGACAGCAACCTACTGCCCCCGGCGTCGTAAAACAGCTCCACAACTTCAACCACCCATTCCCAGCCCCCGGCTGGGGATAGTGCTGAGCGTCTGGTCAGTTCCAGCCGCCGAAGACTATGGAGCAGCAGGTTGTGCCAAGCCTGGTGGGAGGCGCATCCTTGCGGCGATGGAGGCGGTGGAGCAAAAGGGCAAGCTACTGCCCGCCATCGTAAAACAGCTCAACAAACTCAAACACCCAATTGCCAGCCCCCAACGCGTCTGAAAACTCGGTGATGACCAGCCGCCCCGTCCCCGCCCGGCTGCCGACGTAGCGTCCGGGCGTAGCGTCCCCGGCGGGATTGGAGAAGCGGTCAAAGTCAGTGCCGTCGGTGGACTGCAACTGGAAGCTGTGATTGGCGGGCGTCGCGCCCGAGGGCACGAATCCGCCCACAGGATCGCCTTGTTCGTCCAACAGGCGAAAGCGCTCGTCGCCATTGATGAGCGGAAATCCGTCTCCTCCGCCCACCTCATGACCGTTGAGATAAACCACGCCCGAGGGCAGGGGGCCCCAATAAGACTCAAACTCCTGGCGGCTGGCCTTGCGTCCGATGACCAGGATGGCCCCCGCGGACAACTTGGCGCCCTCGGGAAGGGTCAGCGCCGCGCTGGTGCCGCTTTGCTCCACCGTCCATCCCGAAAGGTCGAGATCCTGGCCCCCGGGCGGAGGCGAATCGTCGTCGGTTTCACCGCGCAGGTCGATGCGCAGGGCGGCTGGCTGCGAGTCGCTTTCCAGCACCAGTTGGGCCGAACGCACCTCTCCGTCGTTGGATGACGGGTTCCAGGTCACCATCAGCGTCGCGCCGTCACCGATGGGTCCGGTGGAAGGGCTTTGCAGCGCGAATTCCCCGGCGTGCTCTCCCTCCACCGAGGCGGCCGTCAGCCGCACCTCTCCTGCGTCGCCGTCCTCTCCCAGCAGCCTCAGGGTCAAGGACCCGTCGGCGAAGGGACCGTCGCCGGCATCGCGCAGCCCGAAGTCGATCTCGCGGGGGTCGCTGACGCTCCAGCGGTCCTGGCCTCCTCCGGGGCTGTCCGCCGGCAGCAGGAAGTCGCGGATCACCGCCATATGCTGGAACTGCAGGAACGGTTCGGGATTGCTTCCCCCGCAGTTAAAGGCCTGCACGGGAGGAAAATGGGTGTCGTGCTGGCTCTGGCTGTAGCGCGAGGGATCGAAGACGAATCCGTCGGGAAATGACTCGCCGCCCGCTTCCACGGTGACTTCCAGGACGTCCAGGTCAGAGTCGGCCAGAACCCAGTCGTAGGGCTTGTTGCGGTTGCAGTTGGTGTCGCCGTCGTTGTCGGCGTCCTGGGGGAAGGGAGCCGCGATGACCACGTGGCTGCTCAACTGCTGCAGGAAGGGTTCACTGCGGTTTTGGGCGTTGAAGTCTCCGCCGATCACCAGGTAGTCGCCCGCCGGGACGGGGTGGTCGCGGATGGCTTCGGCCAAGGCCCGGGCCTCGTTGCTGCGGCGCGTGCGCTCCTCGCCGGAGCCGCCGGCTTTGAGATGAACGCTGACGGCCCATAGATCGGTGTTGCCGGGGAGATCGATTCTGGCGTAGACGAAGTCGCGGTTGGACATGAAGGGGTCGTCCCACTCGTCGCATTCGCTGATGGGCCAGCGGCTGATCACTCCGTTGGGGATGGGGGAAGATCCGCTGGCGGCCTCGCGGCAGAAGTGATATTCGCTGCCGAAGACCCGGTCGACCCAGGCTCGCAGGGCGCTCTGGCTGTCGCTTCCCTCCA
Encoded proteins:
- a CDS encoding TfoX/Sxy family protein, translating into MPYDQRLAERVRWFLRERPGVSERKMFGGLCFMVNGHMCCGVAGEDLVLRLGEERAAEALERPHARPLDFTGRPMKSMIYVSLAGLGNEESLGGWLEQALAFVGTLPSKG
- a CDS encoding endonuclease/exonuclease/phosphatase family protein gives rise to the protein MGRFNWITSTFAIVFLSCAPLLGQDGVRVRIMAANTSSGPHQSYPEDGPGEHIFKALKPDVVLIQEFNLEGSDSQSALRAWVDRVFGSEYHFCREAASGSSPIPNGVISRWPISECDEWDDPFMSNRDFVYARIDLPGNTDLWAVSVHLKAGGSGEERTRRSNEARALAEAIRDHPVPAGDYLVIGGDFNAQNRSEPFLQQLSSHVVIAAPFPQDADNDGDTNCNRNKPYDWVLADSDLDVLEVTVEAGGESFPDGFVFDPSRYSQSQHDTHFPPVQAFNCGGSNPEPFLQFQHMAVIRDFLLPADSPGGGQDRWSVSDPREIDFGLRDAGDGPFADGSLTLRLLGEDGDAGEVRLTAASVEGEHAGEFALQSPSTGPIGDGATLMVTWNPSSNDGEVRSAQLVLESDSQPAALRIDLRGETDDDSPPPGGQDLDLSGWTVEQSGTSAALTLPEGAKLSAGAILVIGRKASRQEFESYWGPLPSGVVYLNGHEVGGGDGFPLINGDERFRLLDEQGDPVGGFVPSGATPANHSFQLQSTDGTDFDRFSNPAGDATPGRYVGSRAGTGRLVITEFSDALGAGNWVFEFVELFYDGGQ